The genomic interval TCCCGAGTTTGAATAAATATATTTATGATCATATCCGTAAGGAAGGTTACCTGACTGATAACAGAATCTTTTTTTGCAGGTATCGTCTTTTCCCGGAGAACACCAGCAATCTCGACCCCAATCCCTGAAAGAAAGCAGGGTTTTGTAAAGCTGGCTGTCATTTGTTACAACAGCTCCACCTTCCCCCATAGTTATGTGATGTGCGGGATAAAAGCTGAAAGTTCCGATATGTCCGACTGTTCCCGTATATTTGTTATTAAATTTTGCGCCGAGAGCATCACAACTGTCTTCTATAAGCCATAAATTATGTTTTTCGCAAATTTCTAAAACTTTCTCCAGATTAAACGGATTTCCGAGAGTGTGTGCAATAAAAATTGCTTTGGTTTTTTTTGTAATGGATTTTTCTATTTCTTCAACTTTAATATTGCAGGAATTAATTTCAATATCCACAAAAACAGGAATTAAACCGTTCTGGATAATAGGATTTATGGTTGTCGGAAAACCGGCTGCGACAGTTATAACTTCATCACCTTTTTTCAGGCGTTTTTCTCCAAGCTGGTAAGAAGTTAGAGCTGTTAAAGCAAGCAAATTTGCCGAAGATCCTGAATTTGTGGTCAAACAATGCTTGATATTCAAAAAACGGGAAAGTTTTTTTTCGAATTCATCATTGAAACGCCCTGTTGTGAGCCACATATCAAGGCTTGCATCAATCATGTTAAATAACTCTTTTTCGTCAAGAACTTTTCCTGAAGCAGGAATATAATTGGATTTTTGCTTCTTTTTTATGTTTTTGTAATAAATACCGGCAAGGAATTTTATTGAATTTCGTAAGGTTTTATCAAGCAATTTAAGTATCCTTTATTTTTTATCGTTTTTAGGGCTAAAGTCCTCAGCGGGACAAGTTTATGCTACTAATAATTTTAGCATAATCCTCCAGTTGGTTTTTTGTAAAATCAAACATATCAGCCTGCTGAAAATAATAGTTTTTATACCAGTTTATGGTTTTTTCAAGCGAACTGTTAATATCATAAACCGGCTGCCATCCCAATTTTTCTTTTGCTTTGCCGATATCAAGTTTTAGGAAAGCTGCTTCTTTCATAATTTTTTCGGGAATTA from bacterium carries:
- the rfbH gene encoding lipopolysaccharide biosynthesis protein RfbH, with amino-acid sequence MLDKTLRNSIKFLAGIYYKNIKKKQKSNYIPASGKVLDEKELFNMIDASLDMWLTTGRFNDEFEKKLSRFLNIKHCLTTNSGSSANLLALTALTSYQLGEKRLKKGDEVITVAAGFPTTINPIIQNGLIPVFVDIEINSCNIKVEEIEKSITKKTKAIFIAHTLGNPFNLEKVLEICEKHNLWLIEDSCDALGAKFNNKYTGTVGHIGTFSFYPAHHITMGEGGAVVTNDSQLYKTLLSFRDWGRDCWCSPGKDDTCKKRFCYQSGNLPYGYDHKYIYSNSGYNLKITDWQASIACAQINKLESFIQKRNRNYKILYESLKKFEDYFILPEFLPESEPSWFGFLLSIKENAGFNRLELIKFLEENNVGTRLLFSGNILRQPVFVHNHFPLRINNSDVLYSDELLEEHYKTLPNTEFIMNNTFWIGVWPGIEEKDLNYIINIFHNFIQKAGKK